A window from Culex pipiens pallens isolate TS chromosome 3, TS_CPP_V2, whole genome shotgun sequence encodes these proteins:
- the LOC120423571 gene encoding intraflagellar transport protein 56, translated as MILSRTKSESAKGNRNSAGSSSAKPSAIPSFEDFLVKRDYVGAKTVLQCSKDYDEVPDPLKELWVAFCNFHIGDYKEALQQYEAMHAKDRTEKEVALNICVCQFYLGMYEEAQKLVEELPESPLKIRLLFHLAHKLSEEDRLMELHGSLRDVVEDQLSLAGMHYLRSHYQEAIDIYKRVLLDNKDLLALNVYIAICYYKLDYYDISQEVLDLYLNHHPDSTIAINLKACNRFRLFNGRAAEQEIKNIVDNGTFGADLIKHNLVVFRNGEGALQILPHLIDIVPEARLNLAIHHLRRGEIQEAHQLMKEVQPSVPQEYILKGVVHAALGQETGSKEHMKNAQQCLHLVGGSASECDTIPGRQSMASAFFLYGQFEEVLVYLNSIRSYFVNDDTFNYNYAQAKAATGYYKEAEELLLQIHDIGIKTDHTYAMVLAKCHIHSGHADQAWNIFLTKDSTPEAFNLLQLIANDSYRVGEFWVAAKAFDTLEKLDPNPEYWEGKRGACAGAVQAILAKRSSGAPPGGVAEVIALLRDSTNSQAESMLRTIRRFASSIK; from the exons ATG ATTCTCTCCCGCACCAAATCCGAGTCGGCAAAGGGCAACCGCAATTCTGCGGGTTCGAGCAGCGCCAAGCCTTCCGCCATACCGAGCTTCGAGGATTTTCTGGTCAAGCGCGATTACGTGGGAGCGAAAACGGTCCTGCAGTGCTCCAAGGACTACGATGAAGTACCGGATCCGCTCAAGGAGCTGTGGGTTGCGTTCTGCAACTTCCACATCGGGGACTACAAGGAGGCCCTGCAGCAGTACGAGGCCATGCACGCGAAGGATCGCACCGAGAAGGAGGTGGCGTTGAATATCTGCGTTTGCCAGTTTTACCTTGGGATGTACGAGGAGGCGCAAAAGTTGGTCGAAGAGTTGCCGGAGAGTCCGCTGAAGATTCGGCTGTTGTTTCATCTGGCGCACAAACTTAGCGAGGAGGATCGGTTGATGGAGCTGCATGGATCGCTGCGGGATGTGGTCGAGGATCAGCTGAGTCTGGCTGGGATGCACTATCTGCGATCGCACTACCAGGAAGCGATCGATATTTATAAGCGTGTCTTGCTGGATAATAAGGATTTGCTGGCGTTGAATGTTTACATTGCGATTTGCTACTACAAGTTGGATTATTACGACATCTCGCAGGAAGTGTTGGATTTGTACTTGAACCACCATCCGGACAGTACAATAGCGATCAATTTGAAGGCTTGTAATCGGTTCCGGCTGTTTAATGGACGAGCTGCCGAGCAGGAGATAAAGAACATTGTTGATAACGGAACGTTTGGAGCGGATTTGATCAAGCACAACCTGGTGGTGTTCCGGAATGGCGAAGGAGCACTACAAATACTGCCGCATCTGATCGATATTGTGCCGGAAGCTCGTTTGAACCTGGCTATCCATCATCTGCGTCGAGGTGAGATTCAAGAGGCACACCAACTGATGAAGGAAGTTCAACCATCCGTTCCACAGGAATACATTCTGAAGGGGGTAGTTCATGCCGCCTTAGGACAGGAAACCGGTTCCAAGGAGCACATGAAGAATGCACAGCAGTGTCTTCACCTAGTGGGTGGATCCGCCTCCGAGTGCGACACAATTCCCGGTCGTCAAAGCATGGCCTCCGCATTTTTCCTATACGGACAGTTCGAAGAAGTGCTCGTATATCTGAACTCAATCCGCAGCTATTTCGTCAACGACGACACCTTCAACTACAATTACGCCCAAGCAAAGGCCGCCACCGGATATTACAAAGAAGCCGAAGAGCTACTTCTTCAAATCCACGACATCGGAATCAAAACCGACCACACGTACGCCATGGTCCTGGCCAAGTGCCACATCCACTCCGGACACGCCGACCAAGCTTGGAACATATTCCTCACGAAAGATTCAACCCCGGAGGCGTTTAACCTGCTCCAGCTGATCGCCAACGATAGCTACCGCGTCGGGGAGTTCTGGGTGGCGGCCAAGGCGTTCGACACCCTTGAAAAGCTGGACCCCAACCCCGAGTACTGGGAGGGAAAGCGGGGCGCCTGTGCGGGAGCCGTGCAGGCAATCCTGGCCAAGCGCTCAAGTGGTGCTCCACCCGGGGGCGTTGCCGAGGTGATTGCCCTGCTGCGGGACTCAACCAACAGCCAGGCGGAGAGTATGCTGCGGACGATTAGACGATTTGCCAGCAGTATCAAATGA